A segment of the Bactrocera neohumeralis isolate Rockhampton chromosome 3, APGP_CSIRO_Bneo_wtdbg2-racon-allhic-juicebox.fasta_v2, whole genome shotgun sequence genome:
gagtatcgtggtggttgtggttacgAGCGTGAGAAGAATTGACACTTTGTCAGATGAATGTGGAGTTGTAGTGCAACCGGGTGCCACACACAAAGTACAGccgaggttttagatgggcctcgaaccctaccaaggtggttagtgtgtcaaTTCCATAATGCTAATTGGTACAGAAAATGCCAAGCACTGATTTGATACACAGTGCTTTTAAGCGCCGTTGGGTAGGGCTGTCGCTAGCAGGTACCCACTTTAAACACATCGTACGTTGTCTCTCCCTTATAGCCAAGACCAAAACGAAGTTTTAATACCATTTTCTTTACTGATCTCAGATTATAGtcccaaaaagaaaaaaatattgaacaattcacggaaaaaaattctgaataCCTCGTAGCCCTCATTCAAGTACCCAAGTCTCGTTAGTCTCCAACCCGGAAAAAACTCTTTCAATTCCACTAACTTCGTAGTTTCAACAGTTCAGTCCAggtaattttttctcaaaataattgaCTTAATTACTGCTAGGTCAATATCAATCAAATATGTAGACATATTACTGCAGCGGAAATTCTGTAGaaagaatatttgaaataacaAATGAGCTTTTTTACGGTCCTAATGATTTCGGATTCTGATGATTATATTTATACATCTTATCTTGAACTCCTTTAAGACACGAGGGAAATCGCTGAGCCATCTACGAGTAGTTCTATATGCACCGAACGCTACACCCTATACGAGTTATTGTGGCGTTTATTCTAACCTCTATGATTTCCAATCGAAAAGTGGTTCGCGCTTAATTTCACGTGTCTCAATTCAGCGACTGCGGCACACTTCCAATTGACCAGTATTTACCTTTTCGCAACTCCTCTTTCCGCACAGATTCGTGCAAACACCCTAAGGTGATAGCCAGAAAGCCGTTGCCGGTTCGTAATACAATACGAGTTGCTAGTAGCACGCTGCAATGGCGAAGGCGTACGAAAACAAAACTAGAAATACCAGACTAATTAGATTAAATGCTATTTTTCATGTCAAGTTCTACAAAACAGAAATTATTTGAATGCATCGCAAAGTGAATTCGTTTCAGTGCGAGATGGACTTTACTTAGCGACGCGCGCGTTCAAACCACACACACTGCTCAGTGTAATTATTAATGAGCTCCAGTTAGTTGTTATATAAATATCCAATTATTTGGAAACACCCCAAATTATAATGAATAATAACGAATATTGCTTCGATGTGCAACGGAAATCTTACGAATACGAGCAGAGTTACGAAAACGACTCGAAACTAAGTCCGGACACTTACGAAAGCGCGAGTGAAAACTTACTCACCGATTATGAAGTTGTGAGCAACGAGGAGGCGGACGACGACGACACCGTCGAAGTCGCATATCGAAAGTTACGACGCGAAAAGACGGAAAGTGCTGTGCTTACCAAGAACTCACCGCTTCACGCAAGCGGCGAGCGCGCTGAACTCTGTAAATTGCACCTGAGTTTGAGCGCAGAAAAAATATCGTTGAAATCACAGTCGGAGAAAATCGATAAATCGAACGCGTCGCTGGCAACGGAAATTGCGCAGCAAAAACAAAGCGCAAGCGGTCGCGAGCGTTGTGGACGTGTGGCGAAATCTACAAGCGCAAGTGGGTTCTGTCCGCGGCATAGACGCCAACAACCACAGACGCAGCAACAGTTGGAGAAGAATAAGCCAAAACAATATGCGCCGATTAATTTCACAATAGTGCCGATTAATGTGGCGACGCAGAGGCGTGTTAACGAGCGCAAGCAATACGAAAATGGGCGTGATTTGCCAGAAATTGTGTTGACATCCTTcgagcagcaacagcaacaacaaccgaaGCAACAAAGCTTCACAACTGGTAAAGTACCTGCGTCGCCCGGTTACGAAGCGCCCGCCACGTCTAAGCGTGGTACAATGCCGAAAGGCGGCAATACAACGTATTTGCAACAAAAGGAACCGCAACAACAATTCCCGCAATCACAGCAATATCGCAGTGTAATGTTAACGAAAGCGGAAATAGCAACCCCACCACCAttaccgccaccaccaccatcgCCTGCACCCTCACCAACAACatccgcaacaacaacaaaagcaaagaaagTCACCAGATTTTCGCGTGCGCCCGAATTCGCCAACAATCATTTTGAGCTGCTACCAGCTGCAAAGCTCACCCCCACCGCCGACGCGGCGGCTGTTGCACCCGCGTTACCAGTGAAAAAGCTACCGGATGCCGAGGATACGAGCATAAGCGAGATTAATTCGCAGCCTGGCAGCTCTACTTCACCGGAATCCCTAATGGATAATGTGCTAAGCGCTGCGTCATCGGTCTCCGTGCGCAGCAGCAGTCTGAGCAGCGCTGGCGGCGGCAGCGGTAGTGGCGGCAgtgaaattctaaaatttctCAATGTCACACAGAACGAAAGCTTAACGCGTAATGTGCCACATGTTGCTATGGCAGCCGTGGCCatagaacaacagcaacaaccgcaGTCACATCAGCAACATGTCGTTGCACAGCAGACAAAGGAATTGTACGATAATCGCTCATTGAACTTAAAATCGCCCGTTACGAGAGGCTTGTCGCCGTTAATGACAATAACGGCGGTAAAGCAAGCCACAACAGCGGCACTCACACCCGTGCCACCAACGCCAACCGCAACAACGCCGTTACAACTGTTGTCGCCGGCGCGCACTCTGACGCCCTCTCCCTCCACGGTGTTGGCATTGGGTGGAGCGTCGTCATCGCGTTCGGGTGAGACGCGTGCGCTGCAACCAACCGAACTAATCGAGGCGTCAGCAAATCGTTCAAGGTGCGTTAGACCGTATACACTTCAGTGGGTTTGCGTATGCGTGCGGTCAGGGTCGCAGGGAAATAGGGAAATTAGaattattcatatgtatgtatgttacatacGAGTGTAAAAGCATGAAACGGACATAAAACAAGTAGAAAGTAAACAAAAGAGAACAGTGTTTTGCTTGGAAACACTAAAAGATTCTTTAGCGGCGATACTGAGCCGAAGATCCAGTTAGTCTCGGTGCGCGTTTAATCATACCATACAGTTATTTTTAGTGCTATAACAAAATTCGAATCTTAAAGTCCTCCATTTCCTTTGTTTTATGCAGAAGTCCATCGCCAAGTTCCAGCATCTTGATTCGCGTTACTCCGGATGCCTCGTTATTTCCCGATGATTTGAAATGCCGCATCTGCAGTGAAATATTTCGTGATCCACGCACCTTGAATTGTTTACATTCCTTTTGTTTCCAATGTCTGGttgatgaaaatttcaaacaagacTCCAGCATACCATTTTGGTCGCAACCTGGCGCCGAGGACCATGATTGGAAGGGTAAGcggaatataattttttttagttctttagTTTCCATAAGCTATGAGATGCTTACAggacattttttgttaaataacagGAATACCGATGTGGGAGAAAAGTGAGTTCCCAACCGATGACAGCCTTTATAAAATCTATAATAAGGGTCTTGACTATATTGTTAATCTCAACTATGAAAACTGACATAAAATTACCTTTCCTAAGACCTAAGGTACTGATCGGAGATCCTATCAGTGAACTCTAGCCCTAACTCAGTAAATAAGGCGAATTCAAGAGTTCATATCCATTGTCACGTGTATATCCTAGTGAAAACTATGATTTCATCGGTGCCCGCACTTTTGGCCAGCTTAAAATTAAGACCTGCGCAAATTTTTTATTCGCGTTCCTTTGAAATGTACCATGTACCTCTATCTCATGCCAAGCTCTTTAAATAGTAACGTAGGGCTTAAGAAATATTCGAAGTATTTCCTTTTAATGCAACATCCGCAAGCTTCCCCGTTTCATAAACTATAAACTATATGCAAGCAAATATATTGACTTCGAAGTTTGTCAGCGCAGCTTGCACCCACTTCGATTGGGCTCTGGGAATTTTTCTTTCGGCATCTCCCTCATCCAGCACACCAATGAAGTTGCGGTTCCGGGCCACACCGGCAAACGATTTATCGTGTGCCACACTCATTTACTTCGCCACTTTGGCTGACCCCTGTCTCTTGGCTGCCACTGCTGGCGTTAAATAAAGTAGAGCCGCTTTCGCACAATCAATGGAATCCTGAAGCTGCTTTGTAAACTTATTATTGTTTGGTGGTTGCAGCTGTACCCTTCTTAGCAGATAGGCAGACCGACACTTCTCCGCGTACCTGGCTTTCACTGTATCATTGACCCTAAAAGTAGGCCATTCTTTGGCAGTTGGACTACTGGTAGCTCCACTTGTGGCATCACCATTCCCTCCCTTCTTTGTAGCCATACTTTGGCTACTGAGTTTGGTTACAGCTGTCGCTAGTCCTTCCTGGAGCTACACTTAGCTTCAGCTCCAATGTTAATGCCATTACTTGCACCTTAACCAAGCTTAGCTTCTGCTTTTGTAATGGCTACTTCGAATCTTGTTAGGAACGCAGCTCTCTCCTAGGAACAACTAGTTCCCTCCAATTCACCAGGTATCCGTAAGATCCATCCGAGTCTAGGCTAGCCAGGCTGATCCTCCGCATGGGTCGCAGCCCTTTTTGGTAATTCCAACCGAAGTAAGATTTCTTATTTGAATGTTATACTATTAACGGGCAAAGACCACTCAACTAAGAAGTCAAATCTAAGCTAAATACCTCTCAACTGCAACAGAGGCGAACTATTGCCGTAGAGCTGTGATACCTATTACCATTCGGCACCCAAGCGGAGGGTTCAGCGGAAGATCTTGTTCTTCTCTCTTTTGTCTTCGAAAAAACTCTCACAATTTTTAactgttattttaatatttaaatttatttatttttagtcgCGCTACACTATTTAAAGCTATTGATATATGcctgtatttatatattatatagtaaagtacttatgtatgtatatgtatataagagtaTAAACGAAGTTATTAGTATTTTAGTtatagaataataaaatttgaaattctacAAGGTTTCTTTATTTCTCGTAGAGATAATGATAGTGTGCATGGTTTATGCTTATCAGCAGAGTAGCTTAAGATTTCCTTAAATAATtgattgaatttgaaaaaggtCCACTTTGTGGCTCAAACTTTCTTATAACAAGTGATTTTACTAAACTAACAATTGCTTTCGAatgatttttcgactttttaatattatcttaGTTATATTGCgattttatttagaatattaGAAGAATTTACTTTTCATATATAAGTAATATCTATTAGATATTATGTAATATAAGAGTAGCTAATACAATTGGCAATTATTGGAGTTGATTTAACACATTTCGTCTTATATAAATACGTGAGTATTTAAGTATTGTTGTAAAGTATTTAATAGCTTTATTTCGCTGTCTTCCAATcgccaaaaatttggaaagtggcgaatcgaacaaacagcTGACTTACTGACTTACTTATAGCTTGTTGAAATATCCGCATACTgtcttgtatttattttgattaccAATGTTAATGTCTTAACACGGGAGTTTAATGAGCAGAGtagtggcgaatcgaagacgaCTATTAAGAGTGTGTGCTAGAGCAGTTGGATGGcagaaaatttgattatttgaaaatatatctggCTATTAGATGCTTAGAGGTcattttatgttaaataaaaggGAATATCAATGTGTGAGAGAACCGATAGCAGCCTTCATAAAGCGTATAATCTTGGGTCCTGACTATATTGTTAATCTCTGCTATGACCACTGTGATAAGAAATCCGTCCTAATGCCGtaccaaaattaaattatacacACTTGGTACGTTCTCTTATCGGTCTACGTTTAgtaaaaatgcatataattatttatattcgaCTTAGGACCTCACCCCAGCAGCGGCCAAAAAAACATAATGAACATTTGGAAGGAACAAAATTGTTAGGGTTGATTTTTTCACAATCTCTATACTATTTTACATATATCACTCACAAAAATCCTCCTTGAAAACCTGGTTTATATTGCTAGACTCGAGAAAGCTGACCTTGCACTCTCTATTATTTCGAAAACTTTCcctttaatgtttaaaaatactaTCTTAAacgtattaaaatttaaaatctggTCTCTCCACGATTATGGAACATAGATCCTATCATTTATTGAATGATCTATTTTGGTACACAGATTATCTGATAAATAACCCAACTTTGTTTGATTCACTGTAgaaatttcattgatatataAAAGGAAGCTATCAAAAAGGACTTAAGTAACCAAATATATGTAGCTCAAAGGTCAGTAGAAATTTCTTAACTCAGTGATACTGAACGGAAAATAAGGAATGTGAGAACCCAAGCTCGCTGTGGCTAAATTGGGCTTATTTCTGTTATAGACGTTTGAATCCACGCTTAACATCTCTAAAATTTACCTTTGGACATGTACTTAAGAACACAGTATAGTTCTACTATTACAGCCTCCATAAAGAAGTGGAATTTTTAGAGAAATAATGAAGCCTCATAGTTCAAAAGACTCATGGTGGAAGCTCTCACTTTTTTTATGGCGTAGATTTGGCATCAACCTTACACTGAAGAAGTGGTTAAGCATTTTAACGACTTAGAGAAGCTCGAGGGGGCGATCATAATGGAAATAAAAGAATGCTTTCTTTCAGGATTCGCTGAGAAGTTTATTGTTACTTTATGGAACCTACTGGAAATTGCACATTACGTGGAAATCTCAAACTTTTTGCGAGAAACATGATTTAAAAAGGCGATATTCTGAATGATTTGAGGAAGTTTTCggcaaaatatatattcatctGACATTGATTGTTTGGTAgacgaggaatgcaccgcgacgaTCTATTGCGCCCTCTGCTAAATCACAAAGTCTCATCGAGCCCCggcatattgataaagtccaatatactGCTGGGTGCTAGCGAAGCGATCTGATCCCTATTGGAAACATGAATCCAATGAaggtttatatattttatatattgatacaatatatgtatgtatataccagttATATGGAAAGGGGTCAgcagaaaaagaagcataataATCTCTCCCTGTCACTACAGTCTGTACAGTCACGccttcaaaagctcaaaattgggaaaaaaaaattattaactgtCTAGGAAACCACCCCGTTGAGAACTACTTAAGGCTCTCTAGCACACTTGCTCAGACTACCtactatttataataatttttataagtatgtatgtagagtaTATAAATGTTTAGTATACtagttattaatatatttaatctgcatattttagtataaatataaagtttctAATGCACAGCAAAATGTTTAATGGCGTCGGCCAATTTAATATGACTTCATTATATAaagttattgtttatatatattttatatatgtatatatctcaaTTAATTTCGAAGAAAGTAATATGATCATtgaacttttgttgttgttgccgtagTTGCAGATAGTTTACAGAGCTCACTTTTAAGCAAAGTGTTAATTTTTGTAGttaattttggatttttaaaatgttttatatatatgttttttttatttttagatttttaatttcattatttaaactgattttttatttacttgtatatttaattcaatttttatttgtatttttatttaatttttttattcgtattttttaatattatttaataataattaattaattatttattatgcttttcaacttttttgtcgatttttttatattgtttcctctttctgatttttttttttaacccaacTGGCATTCAACAAATTGTATTATTCAAGAATTCATAACAACTTGGCTGGCCGagaacagcaacagcagccgcCTCATGACGCGTCTTTAAGAAATTACCCACCCAATGTGTTGTCAAATCGATATACTTAGTTTTCGCCCCCGGATTATAGTCCAGAAATCCTGCTTTCGGTATGACCTCCTCGATTTGACTGCCATCCGGCCAATTATTGTAGCTGGCGATGTTAATGAAACCCACGTGGTTGAGTATGGCTGTGCGCCAAGCGACGCCATAATACTGTAGGCATGTTGAAGAGAAGCAGCGTTATTCGGTTGTTATCATTTTGCTACAATCTTTTTAATTATGCCAAATATAGCCCTCTCCACTTACCCTGCCATTGCTGCGATGCCTTTGTATATCACCGTGTCGTGGGAATTTATTGCGTTCCGCGAAACCTGGTCCCACTGTTGGCACAAATAACATTTTGTATGTTAATGCGAAGGACTTCAAATATGACCAGTTCTTCCAGGTGCTCGCAAATGTGGCGCCATTACTTGGTAATTTATTGTAGAAGCCCTCGAAGCAGAGTCGTCGCATGATATCCACATGGTTTTTGAGACTGTGGGGGgtaggaaaaaatatttgaactttgTTTATTTCATTAACGGTTGAATGGTTCAATGTTCCTTAACAAAACTTATGTGTAGTTAAGGAGTTTTGTGGGATCTCTGAAAAAAAGTTAatgttgggtagtcgaaaaagtcttttcgtatcttgtcaatagatgtcgttgcagtcgttatctccagtgctaccaatcacattgtcatcatcatcatcatatcatatagtgttagaaaggtgagatttaagcttcatttaaccaacaaaaaaccttccccgaatttaaaaataatgtgcgaaaaaatcTTGGTCCAAgagtggtgaagctcaacaaatagtcgcaaagccatgattgacgcctcgaaaggttatgctgagtattttgtgggattggaaaggaatcatccactatgagctgctccaggcTAGTCGAaggattgattctacattttactgtcaacaactgatgagattgaagtaagcaatcgaaaaaacggcaccatcggactaccatttgtttcggtcaatgcagaactcccttaatggagtaaagttggctttaaGAACTATACGACTTCTATACCAAAAAACTATATAGTCATTGATAAAGTCTTTAAATTTATGGAATCCACCaacttcttttcttttttagtaCTACAAATGAGAAAAAAAGGCACTCCCGAAAATCTAGCAGAGTTCGGAACCCTtgattgtaattttattatcagTAAGGGTCGTCTCTAACATTTTCTTGCTATCATCAAACgacttttctttcaaaaatataacaaacttACCGAATATGCCCAATAAAGTAGGCATCGAAAATGCGCCTCAACGTCTCCGGATGCGTTTGACACAAAGCACGACCAGCCGGCGTTTCATTCAACTTATAAGCGTTGCTTACGTAAATCACTGGCACCAAGCGCTTACGCGCCAACGAATAAACACGATAGAAACTCTCGGCGGTGGCGTAACGACGCACCGCCTCCAATTGCTGCTGCAAAAACTCCACGCTCTGATTGCCCGCCACACTGATCTCAAAGGTAATGCTCAAATTGTAGCTAGGCGCCAGTTCCAACAGCTGACGATAGAGTTCCACCTCGCCCGCTTTGCCGCTACAGCTGAGTATGAGCACACCAATGCCGCAATTGTGTATGTTATCGAAATGCTTCTGCAGCAAACTGGTTGTGGGCTTGTACAGCCCCAAAGCCGGATAGAATGCGGTGTTAAGTATACGCACTGGTTTCACCGTCGTGGTCGTAGTTGTTGGCGATGTTAGACCTGAAGTTGGTGATGATGAAGCTGATGATAGGACGGCGTCGGAAACATCGTTCAGCAACTCTTTGGCGGCGCCACGCAG
Coding sequences within it:
- the LOC126754082 gene encoding uncharacterized protein LOC126754082; this encodes MNNNEYCFDVQRKSYEYEQSYENDSKLSPDTYESASENLLTDYEVVSNEEADDDDTVEVAYRKLRREKTESAVLTKNSPLHASGERAELCKLHLSLSAEKISLKSQSEKIDKSNASLATEIAQQKQSASGRERCGRVAKSTSASGFCPRHRRQQPQTQQQLEKNKPKQYAPINFTIVPINVATQRRVNERKQYENGRDLPEIVLTSFEQQQQQQPKQQSFTTGKVPASPGYEAPATSKRGTMPKGGNTTYLQQKEPQQQFPQSQQYRSVMLTKAEIATPPPLPPPPPSPAPSPTTSATTTKAKKVTRFSRAPEFANNHFELLPAAKLTPTADAAAVAPALPVKKLPDAEDTSISEINSQPGSSTSPESLMDNVLSAASSVSVRSSSLSSAGGGSGSGGSEILKFLNVTQNESLTRNVPHVAMAAVAIEQQQQPQSHQQHVVAQQTKELYDNRSLNLKSPVTRGLSPLMTITAVKQATTAALTPVPPTPTATTPLQLLSPARTLTPSPSTVLALGGASSSRSGETRALQPTELIEASANRSRSPSPSSSILIRVTPDASLFPDDLKCRICSEIFRDPRTLNCLHSFCFQCLVDENFKQDSSIPFWSQPGAEDHDWKATNKSNCSAQSSSPEMSVRSGSTSPSRTRQSSFSFRRKKSLERILLKVRSKSDGKSSESSTSLRLSAPPEERLRYISCKICKYATVIPLGGIRQLPQNFLLVRKIETIQQELGDEVITKVWCSLCFEETNAIYHCVSCTLNLCSLCRDSHERQRNTANHSIRNIMELRRARKKQQTLLDDKTKFTLKCGMHPGFEMKAFCNSCLQIACADCLVLLHKGHKHEPIPKAFVNYSKLLHDAVDHTRPLCSYAEHSVERMSDISKHINKKCDDIQAQIEVFMRQYLEAIEVHRKTLLQQVHRARETKVEMILEQQLDLEKRNNESKEALLFAQELTECGSHVEVLSFLNILLKRFEYCQQFKMPTEPRFTDTLQFLPHIRAPPMKAQNDIPLFGIITMQTVEPSLCTLQWEGFTQLRLHKRVELLLQSRDTDGAGLCHGGLQIQTLLKYKETSSKFLPVEIADNRDGTYGIGFTPDAEGTLVLQITINDKPIKGSPFTFLARNARPHSGIYHCCTFCSSKGNKMVKCSCEGRMPGYNGCGHGHAGHPGCRHWSCCGNIIEISECNMANKLMNS
- the LOC126754097 gene encoding glycoprotein endo-alpha-1,2-mannosidase — its product is MLLKKYVKNRRKLKILFLLMVIALIVITVVILNISPNVSSTERVLDERFIARIYGGGGGGGVVSGVGSQDGRLEQPPLKSPRQNGVIVPEKYDEHKVKARIAQERVLQLRQEQQRNAVDAGEERTKLDAVTTGVHIFYSAPVAWYKTKKPQLVAPQLQLRGAAKELLNDVSDAVLSSASSSPTSGLTSPTTTTTTVKPVRILNTAFYPALGLYKPTTSLLQKHFDNIHNCGIGVLILSCSGKAGEVELYRQLLELAPSYNLSITFEISVAGNQSVEFLQQQLEAVRRYATAESFYRVYSLARKRLVPVIYVSNAYKLNETPAGRALCQTHPETLRRIFDAYFIGHIRLKNHVDIMRRLCFEGFYNKLPSNGATFASTWKNWSYLKSFALTYKMLFVPTVGPGFAERNKFPRHGDIQRHRSNGRYYGVAWRTAILNHVGFINIASYNNWPDGSQIEEVIPKAGFLDYNPGAKTKYIDLTTHWVGNFLKTRHEAAAVAVLGQPSCYEFLNNTIC